In Flavivirga abyssicola, the following are encoded in one genomic region:
- a CDS encoding (Fe-S)-binding protein, whose amino-acid sequence MHYIPNILFAIVLISGIGFFVKNVKKLARNIKLGRDVDISDNKSQRWKNMTMIALGQSKMVRRPIAGFLHLVVYVGFIIINIEVIEIIIDGLFGTHRVFASIGSLYGVLIGAFEILAVLVFVSVTLFWIRRNIIKLKRFWKSEMTSWPKNDANYILYFEMVLMTLFLVMNATDVHFQDMNSGNIMSQFIAPWFSGLSDTTLHFIERGVWWVHIIGILVFLNYLYYSKHLHILLAFPNTFYGKLQPKGQMDNLEAVTKEVKMMMDPNVDPFAAPAEEAEGDVPAKFGASDVQDLNWVQLLNAYTCTECGRCTSECPANQTGKKLSPRKIMMDTRDRLEEVGKNIDTNKGEFVEDGKQLLDNYITREELWACTSCNACVEACPVSIDPLSIILEMRRYLVMEQSAAPVELNNMMTNIENNGAPWPYNQMDRLNWKNE is encoded by the coding sequence ATGCATTATATCCCTAATATTCTTTTTGCTATTGTACTAATAAGTGGTATTGGTTTTTTTGTTAAGAATGTAAAAAAACTTGCCAGAAATATTAAGTTGGGTCGTGATGTGGATATTAGTGATAATAAATCACAGAGATGGAAAAACATGACGATGATTGCCTTGGGGCAAAGTAAAATGGTACGTCGTCCTATTGCTGGTTTTCTGCACCTTGTAGTATATGTTGGCTTTATAATCATTAATATAGAAGTTATAGAAATCATTATTGATGGTTTATTTGGTACACATCGTGTTTTTGCTTCAATAGGAAGTTTATATGGCGTTTTAATAGGTGCTTTTGAAATATTAGCAGTCTTGGTTTTTGTATCTGTAACCCTTTTTTGGATTAGAAGAAACATTATAAAATTGAAGCGTTTTTGGAAATCGGAAATGACGAGCTGGCCAAAAAATGATGCGAATTATATTCTATATTTTGAAATGGTATTGATGACGCTGTTTTTAGTTATGAACGCTACGGATGTTCATTTTCAGGATATGAATTCAGGTAATATAATGAGTCAATTTATAGCACCTTGGTTTAGTGGTCTCTCAGATACTACATTACATTTTATTGAAAGAGGCGTGTGGTGGGTACACATTATAGGTATATTAGTTTTCTTAAACTACCTCTACTACTCGAAGCATTTACACATCCTATTAGCATTTCCAAATACATTTTATGGAAAATTGCAGCCCAAAGGGCAGATGGATAACCTGGAGGCTGTTACAAAAGAAGTTAAAATGATGATGGACCCTAATGTTGATCCGTTTGCAGCTCCAGCAGAAGAAGCAGAAGGAGACGTGCCTGCTAAGTTTGGAGCAAGTGATGTACAAGATTTAAATTGGGTTCAATTGTTAAATGCGTATACATGTACAGAATGTGGACGTTGTACGAGTGAGTGTCCAGCAAATCAAACAGGTAAGAAGTTGTCACCGCGTAAAATCATGATGGATACCAGAGACCGTTTAGAGGAAGTTGGTAAAAATATTGATACCAATAAAGGTGAGTTTGTAGAAGACGGAAAACAACTCTTAGATAATTATATAACAAGAGAAGAGCTTTGGGCATGTACCTCATGCAATGCATGTGTAGAAGCTTGTCCAGTAAGTATAGATCCACTATCAATCATTTTAGAGATGCGTCGTTATTTAGTTATGGAGCAGTCTGCTGCCCCAGTAGAGTTAAATAATATGATGACTAATATTGAAAACAATGGTGCACCATGGCCGTACAATCAAATGGATCGATTAAATTGGAAAAATGAATAG
- a CDS encoding RidA family protein: MKKIITTPKAPAPIGPYNQAVLSGNTLYTSGQIALNPETGVLILDDIKTETDQVMQNLKAVLEAADMTFEHVIKTSIFISNMDNFTQINEVYGSFFNDETAPARETVQVARLPKDVNVEISMIAVK, translated from the coding sequence ATGAAAAAGATAATTACTACACCCAAAGCCCCTGCTCCTATTGGTCCTTATAATCAAGCTGTGTTAAGTGGCAATACATTATATACTTCGGGACAAATTGCCTTAAATCCAGAAACAGGAGTGCTTATTTTAGATGATATAAAAACTGAAACGGATCAAGTCATGCAAAATTTAAAAGCAGTTTTAGAAGCGGCAGATATGACTTTTGAGCATGTTATTAAAACATCTATTTTTATTAGTAATATGGACAATTTTACTCAAATTAATGAGGTTTATGGTAGCTTTTTTAATGATGAAACTGCTCCAGCTCGTGAAACTGTACAAGTTGCCAGACTTCCTAAAGATGTTAATGTGGAAATTAGCATGATTGCTGTTAAGTAA
- a CDS encoding putative LPS assembly protein LptD, protein MAFQKPSHTFTKIHLKALHTNNFKILFALSFTVFINTLSFAQDIPKKGKTINRSLKDSVVVKTDSLLIPEISEKTQDSTLTDSVPPKKELLEHTVTYHADDYTKFNQKKQKLYLYNNAKIDYGDMNITSGNIVIDYTKNTVYAKGITDSIEGYTQKPVFTQGSNVVEPDSIIFNTETKKALIFNSKTEQGEGTVIAQITKKENDSVYFLKNAKYTTAEDLEDPEYYIKLRKAKIVPGKKIVTGLANLFIYDVPTPIGVPFAFFPQTETHTSGIIIPTFGEQNDRGFFLQNGGYYFAINDYVDLAVIGDYYTNGSYGMRLESTYSKRYKFRGNLGFRYESIINSERGFPDYSKSTIYNIRWSHSQDAKANPNSRFSASVNLGSSTYYRSSVNQVNTGAFLNNSLSSSVSYSKTFQGEPQVNFSLTATHSQNTNTEVINMTLPTFQGSVGRMYPFASKSGSKKGIIQNMNLQYNIRGENRIQTTDEFFFKKEMFDDASAGFQHSIPLSTNFKIFKYFSLSASTNYNEVWTFKTIDKTYDVVERNFVNDTIKKFDAFRTYNFSTSIGTTVYGMFDFEKEGKDRKIKAIRHVVRPSVSYNINPAFDKYYENAEVVNADGLTEGELDVILDNVNLEYTRFQQASIFGTPNKNFSSSMGISLSNNLEAKVRDKDSTATEPKKVVLLNNLNFSTSYNFAGDSLQWSPVRMSGGTQLFDGKMSVNFGATLDPYALDNNNNKIDKFNIDNGGSLFRLTSANLTTSWSISSKKGGKEKDKNLEENLRSGGRADDLFGVSEDFANQQIDSKKDDDKDKAPSEHYNYKIPWNLRVAYAVNYSNSRRQDEISSHSLMFSGDIELSPKWSIGASSGYDLKNAGFTYTQLRFERDLLSWRMNFSWVPFSSRSSWNFFIGIKSSILQDLKYEKRRQPDIQL, encoded by the coding sequence TTGGCTTTTCAAAAACCGAGCCATACTTTTACAAAAATACATTTAAAAGCGTTGCATACAAACAACTTTAAAATACTTTTTGCACTAAGTTTTACAGTGTTTATTAACACGTTAAGCTTTGCTCAAGATATTCCCAAAAAGGGTAAAACCATCAACCGAAGCCTTAAGGATAGTGTTGTTGTTAAAACTGATAGTCTACTTATTCCTGAAATTTCTGAAAAAACTCAAGATTCTACATTAACAGATTCTGTACCACCTAAAAAAGAACTTTTAGAGCACACAGTTACCTATCATGCAGATGATTACACGAAATTCAATCAAAAAAAACAAAAACTCTACTTATACAATAATGCCAAGATTGACTATGGAGATATGAATATTACTTCTGGTAATATTGTTATTGATTATACTAAAAATACAGTATATGCTAAAGGAATAACAGATTCTATTGAAGGGTATACTCAAAAACCTGTTTTTACCCAAGGAAGTAATGTTGTAGAGCCCGATTCAATTATTTTTAATACTGAAACAAAAAAGGCACTTATATTTAATTCTAAAACGGAACAAGGTGAAGGGACGGTAATTGCTCAAATTACAAAGAAAGAGAATGATTCTGTTTACTTCTTAAAAAATGCTAAATATACAACTGCTGAAGATCTTGAAGACCCCGAGTACTATATAAAACTTAGAAAGGCAAAAATTGTTCCTGGTAAAAAAATAGTTACGGGATTAGCCAATTTATTTATATATGATGTCCCGACTCCTATTGGGGTTCCATTTGCTTTTTTTCCACAAACTGAAACACACACATCTGGGATTATAATACCCACTTTTGGTGAGCAAAATGATCGTGGGTTCTTTTTACAAAATGGCGGATATTATTTTGCTATTAATGATTATGTAGATTTGGCCGTTATAGGAGATTATTATACGAATGGTAGTTATGGTATGCGCTTAGAAAGCACCTACTCTAAACGTTATAAATTTAGAGGTAATTTAGGTTTTAGATACGAAAGCATAATTAATAGTGAACGTGGTTTTCCTGACTATTCTAAAAGTACTATTTATAACATTCGTTGGTCTCATAGTCAAGATGCTAAAGCAAACCCTAATTCGCGATTTTCTGCTTCGGTTAACTTAGGTAGTAGTACCTATTATCGTTCTTCTGTAAATCAAGTCAATACTGGAGCCTTTTTAAATAATTCTTTGTCATCATCTGTATCGTACTCTAAAACATTTCAAGGAGAGCCTCAAGTAAATTTTAGTTTAACGGCAACGCATTCGCAAAACACCAATACTGAAGTAATAAACATGACGCTTCCTACATTTCAGGGGAGTGTTGGCAGAATGTACCCTTTTGCCTCAAAATCCGGGTCTAAAAAAGGGATTATTCAAAATATGAACTTGCAGTACAATATAAGAGGGGAAAATAGAATTCAAACAACCGATGAATTTTTCTTTAAAAAAGAAATGTTTGATGATGCCAGTGCTGGTTTTCAACATTCAATTCCATTAAGTACAAATTTCAAAATATTTAAATATTTTAGCCTTAGTGCTTCTACTAATTACAATGAAGTCTGGACTTTTAAGACTATTGACAAAACTTACGATGTTGTGGAACGTAATTTTGTAAACGATACTATTAAAAAGTTTGATGCTTTTAGAACTTACAATTTCAGTACTAGTATAGGTACAACTGTTTACGGAATGTTTGATTTTGAAAAAGAAGGTAAAGACCGAAAAATAAAAGCTATTAGACACGTTGTTAGACCTTCTGTTAGCTATAATATAAATCCTGCTTTTGACAAATATTATGAAAATGCCGAAGTTGTAAATGCTGATGGTTTGACCGAAGGAGAATTGGATGTTATTTTAGATAATGTGAATTTAGAGTATACGCGTTTTCAGCAAGCGTCTATTTTTGGAACACCTAATAAAAACTTCTCAAGTTCTATGGGTATATCTCTATCTAACAATCTAGAAGCCAAAGTTCGTGATAAGGATAGTACAGCCACAGAACCCAAAAAGGTGGTTTTATTAAATAATCTGAACTTTTCTACTTCTTATAATTTTGCTGGTGATTCGCTGCAATGGAGTCCAGTTAGAATGAGTGGTGGGACACAGCTGTTTGATGGCAAAATGAGCGTGAATTTTGGTGCGACTTTAGACCCTTATGCATTGGACAATAATAACAATAAAATTGACAAATTTAATATTGACAATGGCGGTAGTCTTTTTAGGCTAACAAGTGCAAACCTAACGACTAGTTGGTCTATATCCAGTAAAAAAGGAGGCAAAGAAAAAGATAAAAATCTTGAAGAGAATTTGCGAAGCGGAGGACGTGCGGATGATCTGTTTGGTGTTTCTGAAGATTTTGCTAACCAACAGATCGATAGTAAAAAGGATGATGATAAGGATAAAGCCCCAAGCGAACATTATAATTATAAAATTCCTTGGAATTTGCGTGTCGCGTATGCCGTAAACTATTCAAATTCCAGGCGCCAGGATGAAATTTCCTCGCATTCTCTTATGTTTTCTGGTGATATAGAGTTATCTCCCAAATGGTCTATCGGAGCTTCTTCGGGTTATGATTTAAAAAATGCTGGGTTTACTTATACGCAACTACGTTTTGAACGTGATTTACTAAGTTGGCGTATGAACTTTAGTTGGGTTCCTTTTAGTTCAAGAAGTTCTTGGAATTTCTTTATTGGTATTAAATCAAGTATTTTACAAGATTTAAAATATGAAAAACGCAGACAGCCAGATATTCAACTCTAG
- a CDS encoding (Fe-S)-binding protein: MSELLKVPTMAEFMAQGKQPEVLFWVGCAGSFDDRAKKITKAFVKLLNKANVEFAVLGTEESCTGDPAKRAGNEFLFQMQAVTNIEVLNAYEVKKIVTACPHCFNTIKNEYPELGGSYEVMHHTQFLKTLLDDGRLTIEGGQFKGKRITFHDPCYLGRANNVYEAPRALIQKLEAELVEMKNCRRNGLCCGAGGAQMFKDAEKGDKEVNVERTEQALETKPEIIAAGCPFCNTMMTDGVKAKEKEADVAVMDIAELVANAQDL; this comes from the coding sequence ATGAGCGAATTACTAAAAGTGCCAACAATGGCAGAATTTATGGCTCAAGGCAAACAACCGGAAGTACTATTTTGGGTGGGTTGTGCAGGTAGTTTTGATGATAGAGCAAAAAAAATAACAAAAGCATTTGTTAAACTATTAAACAAAGCCAATGTTGAATTTGCAGTATTAGGAACCGAAGAAAGTTGTACAGGAGACCCAGCAAAAAGAGCAGGGAACGAGTTTTTATTTCAAATGCAGGCAGTAACCAACATAGAGGTTTTAAATGCCTATGAAGTAAAAAAAATAGTAACGGCCTGTCCGCATTGTTTTAATACCATAAAAAATGAATACCCAGAATTAGGAGGCAGTTATGAGGTTATGCACCATACGCAGTTTTTAAAAACGTTGTTGGATGACGGGCGCTTAACTATAGAAGGCGGACAATTTAAAGGGAAGCGTATTACATTTCATGACCCGTGTTATTTAGGAAGAGCCAATAATGTATATGAAGCACCAAGAGCACTTATACAAAAATTAGAAGCAGAACTCGTTGAAATGAAAAATTGTAGACGCAACGGTTTATGTTGTGGTGCTGGTGGCGCTCAAATGTTTAAAGATGCCGAAAAAGGTGATAAAGAAGTAAATGTTGAGCGTACCGAACAAGCTTTAGAAACTAAGCCGGAAATTATTGCAGCTGGTTGCCCGTTTTGTAACACCATGATGACAGATGGTGTTAAAGCGAAAGAAAAAGAAGCCGATGTGGCTGTTATGGACATTGCTGAGTTGGTAGCTAATGCTCAGGATTTATAG
- a CDS encoding ATP-binding protein, which produces MSYEVRTPLSTVLGMLNMLKQTNLDSDQKAQVEIAEYSSKHLLQLVNMVTDNADVKIGNLQLNLLAIDLKSDLFHLFKVFEYQAWEKGLDFDFKFLHEEKDTFSVLGDSARIQQVLINLINNAIKFTNSGKISIIVDQTVSIDEDQIVTFYIKDTGVGMRQEEIKRIFNNATSPYDASMMRYYKGGGIGLSISHQLVKLMGGDLKLESKENEGSTFYFSLQLKKTLNIKTENTEQQPILLDKFSVLVAEDNRMNQKVIKFLLERQGADCTFAKNGIEAVDLYKILDFDMVFMDIYMPDMDGYQATKAIQATEKYIKNKTPIIAVSASAFEEDINHAKSAGIDEFLAKPIETDRLKELLVKYSKKDSST; this is translated from the coding sequence ATGAGTTATGAAGTTCGTACACCGCTTAGTACTGTTTTGGGGATGCTGAATATGTTGAAGCAAACGAATCTTGATAGTGACCAAAAAGCACAGGTTGAGATTGCAGAATATTCTTCAAAGCACCTATTGCAATTAGTAAATATGGTAACTGATAATGCAGATGTTAAAATAGGAAACCTTCAATTAAATTTATTGGCAATAGATTTAAAATCGGACTTATTTCATCTTTTTAAAGTTTTTGAATATCAAGCATGGGAAAAAGGTTTAGATTTCGATTTTAAGTTCTTGCATGAAGAAAAAGACACATTTTCTGTTTTAGGAGATTCGGCGAGGATTCAGCAGGTATTAATAAATTTGATTAATAATGCTATAAAATTCACAAATTCAGGAAAGATATCCATTATAGTCGATCAAACGGTTAGTATTGATGAAGATCAAATAGTTACATTTTATATTAAAGATACGGGTGTAGGCATGCGGCAAGAAGAAATTAAACGCATTTTCAATAACGCTACAAGCCCATATGATGCATCTATGATGCGGTATTATAAAGGAGGAGGAATTGGGCTTTCCATTTCACATCAATTAGTAAAATTAATGGGCGGTGATTTAAAGCTAGAAAGTAAGGAAAATGAAGGATCTACTTTCTACTTTAGTTTACAGTTAAAAAAGACATTGAATATAAAAACAGAGAATACTGAGCAACAACCTATCCTTTTAGATAAATTTAGTGTTTTAGTTGCAGAAGATAACCGCATGAATCAAAAGGTAATTAAATTTTTACTGGAGCGACAAGGAGCCGATTGTACATTTGCAAAAAACGGTATTGAAGCTGTAGATTTATATAAAATTTTAGATTTCGATATGGTTTTTATGGACATTTATATGCCAGATATGGATGGTTACCAAGCAACTAAAGCTATTCAAGCCACTGAAAAATATATTAAAAATAAGACTCCTATAATTGCTGTTTCTGCAAGTGCTTTTGAAGAAGACATTAACCACGCAAAATCAGCAGGAATTGATGAGTTTTTGGCAAAACCAATAGAAACAGATAGACTAAAAGAGTTATTAGTTAAATACTCTAAGAAAGATTCTTCGACTTAA
- a CDS encoding N-acetylmuramoyl-L-alanine amidase family protein → MKTHRVLLFVSFIIVLTFSSFKKDQDFSNGKFVVVLDAGHGGHDPGNLGNGYKEKDIALKIVLEVGKQLEKNPDIKVIYTRKKDVFIDLFVRGQIANKANADLFVSVHCNSHKSQAHGTETFVLGTHRNETNFEVAKKENSVIFLENDYEKNYAGFDPNSPESVMSILLSQEEYLDQSIMLASLIQNKFTHSLKRKNRGVKQAGFIVLHQTVMPSVLVETGFLSYKKEGAYLNSKKGQQQISNSIVKAILEYKNSLDENVNDYSVVNDTTKPVETITGDIIFKVQIAAGANPLETKPYNFKGLEGVSRLKDGNVYKYFYGASSNYDKIKGLEAEAAEKGYTSSFIVAFKNGEKIALVDALKTATN, encoded by the coding sequence ATGAAAACGCACAGAGTATTACTTTTCGTATCCTTTATAATAGTATTAACATTTTCTTCATTTAAAAAAGATCAGGATTTTAGTAATGGAAAGTTTGTTGTTGTTTTAGATGCAGGCCATGGTGGACATGATCCAGGTAATTTAGGTAATGGTTATAAAGAAAAGGATATTGCCTTAAAGATTGTTTTGGAAGTAGGGAAGCAACTTGAAAAAAATCCTGACATTAAAGTAATCTATACACGAAAGAAAGATGTGTTTATTGATTTGTTTGTTAGGGGACAGATAGCAAATAAAGCTAATGCAGATTTATTCGTGTCTGTTCATTGTAATTCACATAAATCCCAAGCCCACGGAACAGAAACATTTGTATTAGGAACACATAGAAACGAAACAAATTTTGAAGTAGCAAAAAAGGAAAATTCGGTAATCTTTCTTGAAAATGACTATGAAAAAAATTATGCAGGCTTCGATCCTAATTCACCAGAATCCGTTATGAGTATTTTACTAAGTCAAGAAGAGTATCTAGACCAAAGTATTATGTTGGCGAGTTTAATACAGAATAAATTTACACATTCATTAAAACGTAAAAACAGAGGAGTTAAGCAGGCAGGGTTTATTGTTTTACATCAAACGGTTATGCCAAGTGTTTTAGTTGAAACAGGGTTTCTATCCTATAAAAAAGAAGGGGCCTATTTAAATTCAAAAAAAGGACAACAACAAATATCTAACTCTATAGTTAAGGCTATTTTAGAATATAAAAACAGCTTAGATGAAAATGTAAACGATTATTCTGTTGTAAATGATACAACAAAACCTGTTGAAACGATAACTGGCGATATCATTTTTAAAGTTCAGATTGCTGCAGGCGCTAACCCCCTCGAAACAAAGCCCTATAACTTTAAGGGACTAGAAGGTGTTTCTCGTTTAAAGGATGGGAATGTTTACAAATATTTTTACGGAGCTTCATCCAATTATGATAAAATAAAAGGCTTGGAAGCAGAAGCTGCTGAGAAAGGATATACTTCTAGTTTTATAGTAGCTTTTAAAAACGGAGAAAAGATAGCATTAGTTGACGCTTTAAAAACAGCTACCAATTAA
- the serB gene encoding phosphoserine phosphatase SerB gives MANDIILLNISGQDKPGLTSSLTSVLAEYNAKVLDIGQANIHDTLSLGILFKIESGKKSAAVLKDLLFKAYELGIQAKFTPITHDDYENWVTLQGKDRYIVTILGEKLAAEQISEVTKIISEKNLNIDSIKRLTGRLSLIREEDYPRACIQLSIRGKIDNKSEFTEKFMQISSDLDVDIAFQEDNIYRRNRRLVCFDMDSTLIQTEVIDELAELAGVGDEVKAITESAMQGEIDFTESFKRRMKLLKGLSEEVLQEVAVNLPITKGAKRLIDTLKSYGFKTAILSGGFTYFGHYLKEKLGMDYVYANQLEIKDGVLTGGYLGDIVDGNKKAEYLKEIARNEDIDISQTIAVGDGANDLPMLNLAGLGIAFHAKPTVKDNAQSSISSIGLDGVLYLLGYHDRHIDLID, from the coding sequence ATGGCTAACGATATTATTTTATTAAATATTTCAGGGCAAGATAAACCAGGATTAACATCTAGTTTAACATCTGTTTTGGCAGAATATAACGCCAAAGTTTTAGATATTGGACAAGCAAACATACACGATACACTATCCTTAGGAATCCTGTTTAAAATAGAATCTGGGAAGAAATCAGCAGCTGTATTAAAAGATTTACTTTTTAAAGCTTACGAACTGGGTATTCAGGCAAAGTTTACACCAATTACCCACGATGATTATGAAAATTGGGTAACCCTACAAGGTAAGGATCGATATATCGTTACTATTTTGGGAGAAAAACTAGCAGCCGAACAAATCTCTGAGGTAACAAAGATAATTTCAGAAAAGAATTTAAATATAGATTCTATAAAAAGACTTACTGGGCGTTTATCTCTTATTAGAGAAGAAGATTACCCTAGAGCATGTATACAACTTTCTATTAGAGGAAAAATTGATAATAAGTCTGAATTCACGGAGAAATTTATGCAAATTTCAAGCGATTTAGATGTAGATATAGCATTTCAAGAAGATAATATATACAGAAGAAACAGACGTTTAGTTTGTTTTGATATGGATTCTACATTAATACAAACAGAGGTTATTGATGAATTAGCCGAGTTAGCAGGAGTTGGTGATGAAGTAAAAGCCATTACAGAATCTGCCATGCAAGGCGAAATAGACTTTACAGAAAGTTTTAAAAGACGTATGAAACTCTTAAAAGGTTTAAGTGAAGAAGTACTTCAAGAAGTCGCTGTAAATTTACCTATTACTAAAGGAGCAAAAAGACTTATAGATACTTTAAAAAGCTACGGGTTTAAAACAGCTATTCTTTCTGGTGGATTTACATATTTTGGACACTATTTAAAAGAAAAATTGGGTATGGATTATGTGTATGCTAACCAATTAGAAATCAAAGACGGTGTTTTAACTGGTGGCTACCTTGGTGATATTGTCGATGGCAATAAAAAAGCAGAGTACCTTAAAGAAATTGCTAGAAATGAAGATATAGATATTAGCCAAACCATAGCTGTTGGTGATGGGGCAAATGATTTACCAATGCTTAATCTTGCGGGATTAGGGATTGCTTTTCATGCTAAACCAACGGTAAAAGACAATGCGCAAAGTTCTATTTCGAGCATAGGATTAGATGGGGTACTGTATTTGTTAGGCTATCACGATAGGCATATAGATTTAATAGATTAG
- a CDS encoding MlaD family protein encodes MKISKEVKTGILLILGIILFIFGFNYLKGQNLFDSNNVYYTEFDYNALTQSSVVTVRGNSVGKVKDITYDFKTGKTRVSFFVNEELKFSKNSVVRLYETSLMGGNAIAIILAKDGEIAKSGDVLKSEVEAGLVSSLSKNFSGISSELNSTLRATDTLFTSLDEFINDNSEAGLKSTIKELNETLKSFKTTSNTVNNVLSKNDKNLASILEKFKTTSDGLAALSTELKNANIGTTVETLNKTLNNLNGMLAALNKGEGSMGKLLKDETLYNNLEGATKEMEALLKDIKLHPKRYFRILSKKEIPYKEEETK; translated from the coding sequence TTGAAAATATCAAAAGAAGTTAAAACGGGCATTTTATTAATATTAGGAATCATCCTATTTATTTTTGGATTTAATTATTTAAAAGGTCAAAATCTATTCGATTCTAATAATGTTTATTATACCGAGTTTGATTACAATGCCTTGACCCAATCGTCTGTAGTTACAGTTCGAGGTAACTCTGTAGGGAAAGTTAAAGACATTACTTATGACTTTAAAACAGGAAAAACCAGAGTATCATTTTTTGTAAATGAAGAGTTGAAGTTTTCTAAAAATAGTGTCGTTAGACTTTATGAAACTAGTTTAATGGGAGGGAATGCCATTGCCATAATATTAGCTAAAGATGGTGAGATTGCAAAATCTGGAGATGTTTTAAAATCTGAGGTAGAAGCAGGTTTAGTATCCAGTCTTTCAAAAAACTTTTCGGGAATTAGTAGTGAGTTAAATTCTACATTAAGGGCTACAGATACATTATTTACGAGTTTAGATGAGTTTATTAATGATAACTCTGAAGCAGGATTAAAAAGTACTATCAAAGAATTAAACGAAACTTTAAAATCCTTTAAAACAACGTCTAATACAGTTAATAATGTGCTTTCTAAAAACGATAAGAATTTAGCTAGTATTCTTGAAAAATTTAAAACAACCAGTGACGGTTTGGCAGCTTTAAGTACCGAATTAAAAAATGCTAATATAGGTACGACTGTAGAGACTTTAAATAAAACGCTTAACAATTTAAATGGTATGTTAGCAGCTCTTAATAAAGGAGAAGGCTCTATGGGAAAATTGCTTAAAGATGAAACCTTATATAATAATTTGGAAGGAGCAACTAAAGAAATGGAAGCGTTGCTAAAAGATATCAAACTACACCCGAAGCGTTATTTCAGAATTTTATCAAAAAAAGAAATTCCATATAAAGAGGAAGAAACTAAATAA
- a CDS encoding ABC transporter ATPase gives MLVNFNTLPEESRVWIYQANRSFTEQEIEDIQSKLNMFIENWTAHGSDLQAGHLIKYKRFIIIGLNQNLNNATGCSIDASVHFIQQLEKEYNVDLMDKMNVSYKQGEYIAYKPLVDFKKMAKDKAVSKNTIVFNNLVTNISEFKENWEVPASESWHSRFIK, from the coding sequence ATGCTAGTAAATTTCAATACATTACCAGAAGAATCACGAGTTTGGATATACCAGGCTAATCGCTCATTTACAGAGCAAGAGATAGAAGACATTCAATCAAAACTAAATATGTTTATTGAAAACTGGACTGCCCACGGAAGTGATTTGCAAGCAGGACATTTAATAAAGTATAAACGATTTATAATCATAGGTTTAAATCAGAATTTGAATAATGCAACAGGTTGCTCTATTGATGCCTCAGTTCATTTTATTCAACAATTAGAAAAAGAGTATAATGTCGATTTAATGGACAAAATGAATGTATCTTATAAACAAGGAGAATATATTGCATATAAGCCCCTTGTTGACTTTAAGAAAATGGCAAAGGATAAAGCGGTTTCTAAAAATACTATTGTCTTCAATAATTTAGTAACAAATATTTCAGAATTTAAAGAAAACTGGGAGGTTCCAGCAAGTGAAAGTTGGCACAGCAGATTTATTAAATAG